The Caenorhabditis elegans chromosome I genome includes the window TCGGCATCCTTCACAGCGTTCAATCAAGTTGTAAGTTGTGTGAGAAATGGCTACAGGAGACAGGGAAAGAATGCACTTAGACTCAATCAAGTGAATCATTTGAGAAAACTCGTGTGTCTGTGTGTGACCCCTTGGAACATTACAGCTATGTTTGCTCATCTGTTGAATTGAAGGAAGACTAAAACAACTTTATTATCATAATATGACTGACAATCGTTTCCCgttggttttgaaaaagtttcctCTTTTGGTTGAAGGTGGattagcgccagtgggaaaagtgttaaaaactactacTATGATGTCAAAAtggccgaatatcataataaaacttatcaaaaaaattttgaaaattgtttatttactgtcaaaaagtgacaaatactcagtttttgccactcataattttggaagtcgacccaaaagttttcttttcctacattttactgtaagtttgttttaattattggtATTAAAATGTTGTAGGGGGTCGGAACATGCAACATTGCTTcgaatttcctcaaaaactgtatttttcaaaattttggcaatttgccaaaactttgaccggaaattatgaaaattctgaaaattttttggagagttttattattatattcGGCCGTTTTTGAttattataagtgtatttttacaaaatccccactggcgcaaCTCCACcttgaaaattaaacgttcactaatctgaaatttctgaaatatcttGAACAACAAAGAGTACTGTACCAGAAAACCTTGCTACTaataaaaaagggaaaaactggcaaaaaaagCGAGGAAAACAATAATAGACTAGAAATGGGGAGAAGTCGTTAGGATTTCGGtcgaaaaagagaaaatcggtttaaaaaaatattaaaagagaATTCAGAATAAAATGGGGGcgtgaaaaatgatcattttcaataaatttaacaGAGTCAAGTTGGGTGcagaatatattaaaaaattgaaggaacttcagtttttttgaatatctaaattttcataataattaaggttttttttggttgttttagcaacaaaaaaaaacaaaattaagatGGAATACTTTCATGGACAAGCTTCGTGAACTCTTCAAGAAACGTGTTGCCCTTTATTCTttttcgtttaatttttttgattttccatgcttcttctttattttcaaaatcaattgtGCACGAATAGCAGCTTCCATTTTCAGTCGCCTCCGTTTCAACTTGTTCTAAGAACGTTTGTATTCTTTTTTTGCCGTCTTCTATATTCCACTTGACGTCTTTGTACTTAGGAATATCCTCTCGTTTGAGATGCCGAACCTGAAACTGATAGgcaatgaaaaattacatGTTTCCAGTTGTTTCCCTTCGGAGTGCGCGAGAACATTTTGCaacgtgttttttttaacttgatcACTGTAATCTCGctttagttttgttttttcccgaaaaatagcaaattttggaatttgaaacagtttcaagtttataaaaattgattttacaaACATTTTGATGATCGAATCCCCTCCCTCTAATACAACTCACTCTGTATAGCGACAACTCTGGTAGGCCACGAAGATGATTGTCATTATCAGCTTCTAGTGTCTTAGAAGAGTCATTATCAGCTTCTGGTGTCTTAGAAGAGTCATTATCAGCTTCTGGTGTCTTAGAAGAGTCATTATCAGCTTCTGGTGTCTTAGAAGAGTCATTATCAGCTTCTGGTGTCTTAGAAGAGTCATTATCAGCTTCTGGTGTCTTAGAAGAGTCATTATCAGCTTCTGGTGTCTTCGAAGAGTCATTATCAGCTTCTGGTGTCTTAGAAGATGACGAGCTTTTCGATTTCTTGCTTGATCCATGATTTGTGTCCTTATTTTCGGAAGATCTCTTTTTCCCGGCACTCTAAAGTATTGAAATTATTGACTGTATTGAATGTATAAAACAAGTTAAAGGAAGACTAACCGTTCGGACGATTTTcaacgtatagacccaaattcgctcaaatgaacgaattttgtaatgaaacttctcgaaaattaaaaaaaaatgtatgtcagttcaaaattttgaaaaacttacactgattttagctaaatctTCGAATTTTGGTCACTTTTCGTGTCACATCTGCCcaaagttgacttttttggaattatcattATTCCATATTTTGgcagtttatctcatttaatttcgttgatTAATGTACATTTGAAGCCGATGGATAACCAACTTTGATGAGTTTTGGtcacctatcggctttaaatgtaccttaatcgacgaaattaaatgagataaactaccaaaatatgcaatgaAAGTGGCCAAAATTCGAGGATAGTGCTAAAATAAGTgaattttttacgaaatttttttttaatgtttgaaaacttttttgagaattttcattacaaaattcgttcatttgagcacattttaagtctatacgttcaaaatcctCCTTTAATTGCTAGTATGTCCTGGAAACTACAGAAAGACCAAAAACTTGCAACAGGgtgaattaaaattattcgaCTCTCTTGCGAGAAGCGTTGtgagtttttagaatttttagcaTAGTTAAATATGTTACACGCGGAGATTATCATTATCCgttgttaaaaattgtcagGTTTAAGAAGACCGAGAGCGCGACTCGGGCCTTCATAATTACGGGTAACCCTGTAttcttgtaaatttttaaaaacaaattgtagtacacatttaaattttcactttttgttgaaacggaattttttaaacgcaTCTTGAATAAAATACATCCCTCACgttttgaaactgaaacttacaaattttgaaacgtaTGATATATCATCCAATTCTTCTCTTTGTCTTTCTCTTGTCTTTGTCAATGTCTTTGGATCCTGGTCCTGTTTGCCAGTTCTTGAACCAACAATCAGAGTATTACAATTTCCAAACACTGATTGCCAGTAAAACCAGCAGGAACTATTTTCCAGATGATACTTTGTTAGCCCTCCATTGAGAACCTTCATCTCGTAGTGTTGACctgtaaatattttatgaataaTATCGTGTTGGCAAGAATATAAATATACGTTTATCATCGATACCGTCAATCTGTGCCGAGTAGAGAATACTATATGACGAGTTATTTGAACCTTCTTGTGTTCTTGGAACATGCGCCTTCAATACTGCCTTCGTAACTGCATCATTGGTAGGCAATGGTTCATTTGCTGTTTTGGTGCAATGATGTTCGAAGTTTACACCATAAATGAGTGATTTCCATGGTTCCATTTGATTGCCTTCTGATTCCTGACCTTTTTCTTTCGGAGTTTTCACTATAACCTGAACATCGTTCGTTTTGAAAACGATAAAATTTTCTACGCCGGTCGATGACGGAATTGCTCCTATCACATTTCTATTCATAACAAAATTGGGTTTCGATTCGCCTGCCCACCCTTTTTGTTTGATATAAGCGAGCATGGATTCCATTTGCTTTTCTCCACCTTGGGTGTCTTTAACAGGGTTGTTCATGGAAGGTGTTGcattcaattttcccaaataCGTTTTGTTGAGAACTTTCGGGAGTTCGCCTATTTTGATTTCcctgaaacaaaattcaaatcatATGAATACAAAAATCAGCGTTGAATAATATGTAGCATTAAATATGtaaataaatatcaaaattattcGCTTTCTcctgaaaagtttaaatatttaattaaatgCGTTATATATTGATGGTGGAGTAATGAAATGTAGGTCTGaactttatttgaatttttcctggATTTAATAATTCTACAGAGCCTGGATATAATTATTCTAAATACATAGTACATTGTACTTTGAAAGACCGAAGGTGAACTTCTTTGCAATGTGTTAgtgaataacttttttaacaacaaaaactcacattttggaatccttgtttatttttgaatgataatAATCTATCACAGTAATCTCAATGCCAGCCATGATTCAAATTGATgtgcaagaaaaaataagtaaCCGACGGTAATACAACCTAAAACTAGAAGGAAATGAGAATCGATTCCCTCCTAATGCAAAAATGTTACGATTATTTTCGAAACTGATGAGAAAATGTATGAggttctctctctctctctctctctctcgagCAGACTACTTTTTGCACGTGACGTATGTGATTGTGAAATAGTGATGTGCATAATGTGATAAGGAGTAATAATTTTACTACTTTATTATGCAGCATGATTTATTCCATGGTGATTGAATTACATTCAGTAGTTTGAATATTGGCAGTCATATccagtaaaaaaaacaataaaatagtGTTTCAAAAcggagttttaaaaaaactaaattccaacatttctgttgaacttttgattttgCGCGACATTGATTCATAGAGAATGTTTAAGGATCTGTCGAGAgtgtatgaaaatttttctgctCAGGAATACAGTTACAATCTACACATTAAAAACGAACCTTTGCTTGGTTatactgtttaaaaaacttattgaaatgtttgttaagcaaaaaaaaataaatctgcaATTGTTCATAAGTTATGCGTTctttattttccaaactttgcaACTGATATTGTATTGTTGTTGTAATAAACGCGATGCTTATTAAGTAATATCCTGATCTGCTCGATCCTCTCATTCCTATCCACGATCCTCACGCCAATCGCTACTCAATATGGCTTTTGGTTCTTCTGGGCGGCTCGCTTCTTCCAAGGACTTCCAACTGCAATTCTTGGAATCGTTGTCTCCGTGGTGACATGTCACTGGTCAACTCTCACTGAAAATGGAACATATGTATCTATTCTGGCAGCTCACTACCAAATTGCTCCACTGTTAACCATGCCTCTGTCAGCTTAGATGTGCAGTGTGGGAGGATGGAGTTCAGTTTATTATACTCAAAGAACTATTACAGCAATCCTGATTGTCTTGTTTGCTGTGTTCTACACTGACAAACCATCGGAGagcaaatttgtttcaaaggGAGAGCTGAAGGCAATTGAAGATGGGAAATCATTGGAAGAGAAGCATGTTGAGAAGAGTAAGACTCCATTCGTCGCAATTCACAAGGATCCAGCTGTCTGGGCGATTTGGATCACATCAGTTGGAGGAACGATCGGATTCTCCATTTTCTTGCAATACGGCCCAACTTATCTCAATAAAAtaagatttcaattttaatatgaaaatcgGCGGGAgcgagaaaaaatcgaaccgggCGCGTAGTGTGTGCGAAAGAAATGCGCTCGGCGCGCGAAAATTGTGCGACTAGATCGCGAGACAGTAGTCTAGTCGCGCCCCGCCCGCGTGCCAAGCGAGCCAAACTACCGAGAATTATGTACATAATTTTaagtggtgtcaaagtgtcccattccggtttgatctacatagatctacaaaaatcgcGGGAATTTAGGCTCAGACTTCCCAACTGACTTCGCAtagttaagaacgtgctgacgttatattttttggagaaaaaattgccgcattttttgtagatcaaaccaatgCGTAGTTTGTTGAGATATTTTTATTACccattgaaaaaaacagatCATAGTCAAATAGATCACAAAAGGGGAAATTGTATAACAGTATGAAACAAAACATAAAACAACATGGTTATAgtgtcaaacaaaaaatattcagtttcTAGCCATATTCCTTTGGTCTTCGTGAAAAGCTTTTCGTTCTTCCCATGAAATAAACCGCTCGATATAAAATCCGTTGAACTCTGATGTCTTCATTTTGTGTACATTTCGTAAGCACCTTCTCTGTTGATAAATACTATTCACCACAATTTGGAGATGTCTTGGTTGGCCAATGCAACGTACCGCTGCAACCTCGGGTCCGATTCCACTACCAAGGCGATCAACTATCTTCTTCGCCTTTGTCTCGTCACTCTCGGTGTTTTCAGAGAGATACTTCACGATGAGGGATCTCTCCCATTCCTCCCGTACAGGAAGATACGATATGTTCCCATTTATATCCATCTTGCCCTTACTCTTCAAAATGTGCTCGACCACGTGTCGGAACGTTCCTGCCAACTTCTGATGGTCCTGTTCAATCTTCCACTGGCTTCCGTCATTTGTAATAACATAGCAGTCTCTGTCTTTTTTCACTgagtttttgatcaaattaaAGAATGACTGCAGTCGCTTCTGTCCATCCTCAATCGTCCAATGGTCTTCAGTGCCTTCAAATCTCTTAGCAACTTCTTCAAGAATTTCTTCTCTGCTCCGGGTTtcgatctaaaaaaaatagatcaaaaatgagaataaaaacttttgaatggaaaaaagttaGCTAGTGGACACATCACTTACATCGTATAGAACGTTAGTCGGCCAATCGAATTTCGCATCAGTTATCTCCAATAGACTCGGATGATTTCTTGAACCAATGATCAGTGTCAAGACGTTCGAGAAGAATGACTGCCAAAACATCCATTGACTCCTCCGTTTCCAAACATGCTCAGTGAGTCCTCCCTCGAATAACTTCAACTCAACATGATTATTCCTGTCTGAAAACAAGTCTTGAGTTTagcaaaaattgtagttttttggagcaaacgCGTTTTATCGGAGGTTGTGAAcaaggggtgtgcggcaaatttgccgaatttgccgaatttactgtttgccgaacttgccgatcatggcaaatttcaaaaaagtagatttgccgaattaaccgagctcggcaaattccaaaattttccgcacacatcaaaaatttgacaatacaattttgaccaaatCTATTGATTTCgtccccaaaaatttagtaaaatgacacaaaactgagtttttttaaagcagaCACACTGCACggaatttattcagaaaacagatgtgtgttaagaattcaatAGTGTTGGTGCTcctaaaaacataaaaaatatgacatttttcggagtttgACTATGAGGTCGGAGAAcggagcacggcaaatttgccgaattttccgaatttgccaaaaaaatttccgacaaatatatttttattctcaCTTTTCTTACTAAGTTTAGGCAATGTACGATTCTCCGTGAAACTTTTCTGATGATGTGAGCTCTAACATTTTTTAGTATGAGCAAGGCCTTACGCGAATgaggcaaaaaatttgacattgattaaaaaaactacTCACCGTCAACCGCATCCAGTTCTCCTGTGTATAAAACTGTGCAGAACGTGCCGTCTCCAAGTGGAACTTCCATCTTGAACACACCCTTATTCACGATCCCGTTCGCCATTGGCATCTCATCTTCTGTAGCTCTTGTAAGGATGTGCTCAAAGACAAATGAGCAATCAAATAATCGGTGTTTCTTGTTCTCCTTTGacaattttgccaaataaTACACACCACCAACTCGGACAAcaagaatttgaatattttccttttGTTGAACAGATCCACTGCTTTCGGTAGGAGGAACAAATGAGGCGATTGTTGCTAGAAGATTCTTGTTTGTTACGAAATCTGGCTTGTTACAATTGCCCTCGTATAAATCCTTCTGACGAATGAACTGAAGAAATGATTCCAAGTCGAACTCCCCGCCGCCGAGATCGTCGAATTCTCCGTCTAGACTCGGAAGTGTCTGATAAGGGCGATCAAAGTACGTACTGTTCTTGTTGAGCGTCTTGGGTCGTGAATCAGGAATAACGTTCctggaaacagaaaaaaagttttctcgaaaaacaattcaatatttattttttaaatccctTCCGATGAAAATATGAGatttattttatgatttaGCAATAAGCAtataaatatcaaaactactcaaccttaaaaaataacttacatTTCAGAATCTCGACTGTAATATGCAATGGTAGTaactctaattttttgggtctcCATTTTGAAATGGGTATAATTTTCATATACGAATGACATGTTGTATAGTCATACCCTTATCagcaattataattttttcctcattttttcctcAGGCATGCTCGAAATTTCCTAGTTGTGAAATAATGCCCAAATTCGAGGTTTTGTCTTGAAAcgatcaaaacttttgaaggGGTCTAGAGTACgatttttatgcatttttaacAATAGGCAATGCAGTTCTGGTCACataaatattacaaaatttcaaaacgtatCACAACTTACATATACATATGCTTCCGTGTagtaataaattttatttacatgcatacgttttttcttcattttctccaattttctaaattttcattcagTTTTGTTGATTCAAGGTTATTAGGGACATCGTCTATTGACTCTAAGTTTTGATAACggtttcagataatttttacGTGTCTGCCTATTTACCTGTATCGTAGCTGTGCCTACGTTCCTGCCTACTGCCCCATATCAAACGTAaatatgcctgcctacttcTATGAATCATCCCTTCCGATATCTACCTGTCTGCTTAATTTCATGTATCATACCTACCTATGGACCTGCCTATGTCTACGTCCCTACCTACTTTCATGTATCGTACCTACctatgcctacgtgcctgcctccGCCAAAACTTCAATTAACTCACCAACATAATAATTCCAGATCCAATAAACCACAATCCCCAATACGGCCTAGCCGTATGCGGTGGCCTATTGTGCATTTCCTCGGGACATCCATAATAATCCGGATCTAACTCGAATCCATTAAGTACCATATAAGTAAAGGTTAAGTTGTAAGATGGTATTATTTTGTCCATGCCAACCGACGTGGGAATagtaagttcaaaaatgtgcgATATCCAGTTTCGGTGCAAAACTTTCGTCTGGGCGGAGtttgttttccgtttttagATTGGAATCTTGTGGTAGAAGAAATTATTGGGTGTTAGTAATCACATATCACACCttggaaaaaaggttttccgGTGCATATAAACCAAAAATCTGTCT containing:
- the M01G12.9 gene encoding Decapping nuclease (Confirmed by transcript evidence), with protein sequence MAGIEITVIDYYHSKINKDSKMEIKIGELPKVLNKTYLGKLNATPSMNNPVKDTQGGEKQMESMLAYIKQKGWAGESKPNFVMNRNVIGAIPSSTGVENFIVFKTNDVQVIVKTPKEKGQESEGNQMEPWKSLIYGVNFEHHCTKTANEPLPTNDAVTKAVLKAHVPRTQEGSNNSSYSILYSAQIDGIDDKRQHYEMKVLNGGLTKYHLENSSCWFYWQSVFGNCNTLIVGSRTGKQDQDPKTLTKTRERQREELDDISYVSKFSAGKKRSSENKDTNHGSSKKSKSSSSSKTPEADNDSSKTPEADNDSSKTPEADNDSSKTPEADNDSSKTPEADNDSSKTPEADNDSSKTPEADNDSSKTLEADNDNHLRGLPELSLYRVRHLKREDIPKYKDVKWNIEDGKKRIQTFLEQVETEATENGSCYSCTIDFENKEEAWKIKKIKRKRIKGNTFLEEFTKLVHESIPS
- the M01G12.7 gene encoding Decapping nuclease (Partially confirmed by transcript evidence) → METQKIRVTTIAYYSRDSEMNVIPDSRPKTLNKNSTYFDRPYQTLPSLDGEFDDLGGGEFDLESFLQFIRQKDLYEGNCNKPDFVTNKNLLATIASFVPPTESSGSVQQKENIQILVVRVGGVYYLAKLSKENKKHRLFDCSFVFEHILTRATEDEMPMANGIVNKGVFKMEVPLGDGTFCTVLYTGELDAVDDRNNHVELKLFEGGLTEHVWKRRSQWMFWQSFFSNVLTLIIGSRNHPSLLEITDAKFDWPTNVLYDIETRSREEILEEVAKRFEGTEDHWTIEDGQKRLQSFFNLIKNSVKKDRDCYVITNDGSQWKIEQDHQKLAGTFRHVVEHILKSKGKMDINGNISYLPVREEWERSLIVKYLSENTESDETKAKKIVDRLGSGIGPEVAAVRCIGQPRHLQIVVNSIYQQRRCLRNVHKMKTSEFNGFYIERFISWEERKAFHEDQRNMARN